A stretch of the Psychroserpens sp. Hel_I_66 genome encodes the following:
- a CDS encoding ATP-dependent DNA helicase RecQ: MSHPINILEQYWNHTSFRPHQEDIINSVLDNNDTFVLLPTGGGKSVCFQIPALVKDGICIVISPLIALMKDQVNTLKEKGIKAMAITSGIKYSELDTLLDNCIYGNYKFLYLSPERLQQDIVKQRIAQMNVNLIAVDEAHCISQWGNDFRPAYKNITVLRELQPTVNVIALTATAKPEVIEETIKELDFISPKIFKASFTRPNIAYQVIHSEDKLYDLEQKLKQHKGASIIYVRSRKMSVEIHGFLERKGFNTTFFHGGISTKDKQERLYQWMHNQKEIMIATTAFGMGIDKPDVKTVIHVNLPESLESYYQEAGRAGRNNENAYAILLTNKSDEQILKNQFIKSLPSIDEIKLIYRKLCNFFQISYGEGELTTHRFNFSDFCKAYDFKSSKTFNALQILDRNSIIKLSQQFNYKTKLQFIVSNNAMFSYLETHKQFNIVVKTILRTYGGIFEHQLAINLTLVSDKSSVDEKHIIAMLHQLHKDGIVDFLFSNTDSEVVFLQPREDDKTINRIANVVEQQQRLKREQIDAVLNYIENDSICKNRQLLHYFGEKTNVDCGICSVCAVGKTSEVKIETRTLRTRLILELENSPLSSRQLVETLPFSKDDVFKTLKSLLELGVIELTAVNTYRIKTK; the protein is encoded by the coding sequence ATGTCCCATCCAATAAACATATTAGAGCAATACTGGAATCATACGTCATTTAGACCGCATCAAGAAGATATTATCAACTCGGTACTTGACAATAACGATACCTTTGTACTATTGCCAACAGGTGGAGGGAAATCGGTGTGTTTTCAAATTCCTGCATTGGTGAAAGATGGCATTTGCATCGTGATCTCACCATTGATTGCATTGATGAAAGATCAAGTAAATACCCTAAAGGAAAAAGGTATAAAAGCTATGGCGATTACTAGTGGGATAAAATACAGTGAACTAGACACGCTTCTCGATAATTGTATCTACGGAAACTATAAGTTCCTTTACCTTTCGCCCGAACGTTTACAACAAGACATCGTCAAGCAACGCATCGCACAAATGAACGTTAACCTCATTGCTGTGGACGAAGCACATTGTATTAGCCAATGGGGAAACGATTTTAGACCAGCTTATAAAAACATCACCGTTTTAAGAGAATTACAACCTACCGTCAATGTTATTGCTTTAACAGCAACCGCTAAGCCCGAGGTCATTGAAGAAACGATAAAAGAACTCGATTTTATTTCACCCAAAATATTTAAAGCTTCGTTTACCAGACCAAATATTGCATATCAGGTAATTCACAGTGAGGATAAATTATATGATCTAGAACAAAAACTTAAGCAACATAAGGGCGCATCGATTATTTACGTTCGTAGTAGAAAAATGAGTGTTGAGATTCATGGTTTTCTAGAAAGAAAAGGCTTTAATACCACGTTTTTTCATGGTGGCATTTCCACAAAAGATAAGCAAGAAAGACTGTATCAATGGATGCACAACCAAAAGGAAATCATGATTGCCACCACAGCTTTTGGGATGGGAATTGATAAACCAGATGTAAAAACGGTTATTCATGTCAATTTACCCGAAAGTCTTGAAAGTTATTATCAAGAAGCTGGACGCGCTGGTAGAAACAACGAAAATGCCTACGCTATTCTATTAACCAACAAGTCTGATGAGCAGATTTTAAAGAATCAGTTTATAAAGAGCTTACCATCTATTGATGAGATTAAATTGATATATCGTAAGTTGTGCAACTTTTTTCAAATTTCTTATGGTGAGGGAGAATTAACCACACATCGATTTAATTTTAGTGATTTTTGCAAAGCTTATGATTTTAAAAGTTCTAAGACATTTAATGCGCTTCAAATTTTAGATAGAAATAGTATTATTAAATTATCACAGCAGTTTAACTACAAAACGAAATTGCAATTTATTGTGAGCAATAATGCTATGTTTTCATATTTGGAAACCCACAAACAGTTCAATATTGTTGTGAAAACTATTTTGAGAACTTATGGAGGCATTTTTGAACATCAACTCGCCATTAACTTAACTCTAGTTTCAGATAAATCCTCGGTGGATGAAAAACATATTATCGCCATGTTGCATCAACTCCATAAAGATGGGATTGTAGATTTTTTGTTTTCTAACACAGACTCTGAGGTTGTATTTCTCCAGCCCAGAGAAGATGATAAAACAATAAATAGAATAGCAAATGTTGTTGAGCAACAACAGCGTTTAAAACGTGAGCAAATTGATGCTGTTTTAAATTATATTGAAAATGACAGTATCTGTAAAAACAGACAACTACTTCACTATTTTGGAGAAAAAACTAATGTTGATTGTGGGATTTGCTCTGTTTGCGCTGTTGGCAAAACTTCCGAAGTAAAAATTGAAACGAGAACATTGAGAACTCGCTTAATTCTGGAACTAGAAAATTCACCATTGAGTTCTAGACAATTAGTAGAAACGCTACCGTTTAGCAAAGATGATGTTTTTAAAACACTAAAGTCACTTTTAGAACTTGGCGTAATAGAATTGACAGCGGTTAATACATATAGAATAAAAACAAAATAA
- the fmt gene encoding methionyl-tRNA formyltransferase has protein sequence MKRDTLRIIFMGTPDFAVATLKLLVENEYDVVGVITAPDRPAGRGRKLNESAVKTYAISKGLHILQPTNLKSDSFIKELEILKANLQIVVAFRMLPEVVWSMPEYGTFNLHASLLPNYRGAAPIHWAVINGEKVTGATTFFIDEKIDTGAIILQEAISIEDDETVGTLHDKLMNMGSQLVLKTVELIQKDEVITTIQPKTENLKTAYKLNKDNCKIDWELDLDTIYNKIRGLNPFPAAWCQLINGDEELNIKIFKVEKELENHNLSYGKIKATKNELKVAVRDGYIIIHEIQLPGKRKMDIKSLLNGYDFNENAKML, from the coding sequence ATGAAAAGAGATACATTGAGAATTATATTTATGGGAACTCCAGATTTTGCTGTTGCCACATTAAAACTACTCGTAGAAAATGAATATGATGTGGTAGGTGTTATTACTGCACCAGACAGACCTGCTGGACGTGGGAGAAAGCTCAATGAATCGGCTGTTAAAACGTATGCTATCTCTAAAGGTCTACATATTTTACAACCAACTAATTTAAAAAGTGATTCTTTTATTAAAGAGTTAGAGATTTTGAAAGCCAATCTTCAAATCGTTGTGGCTTTTAGGATGTTGCCAGAAGTTGTTTGGAGCATGCCAGAATATGGTACATTTAATCTGCACGCATCGCTACTTCCAAATTATAGAGGTGCTGCGCCAATACATTGGGCAGTTATAAATGGGGAAAAAGTTACTGGTGCTACCACGTTTTTTATAGACGAAAAAATAGATACGGGAGCTATCATATTACAGGAGGCTATTTCTATTGAAGATGATGAAACTGTTGGTACACTTCATGACAAATTAATGAATATGGGAAGCCAACTCGTTTTAAAAACCGTTGAGTTGATTCAAAAAGATGAAGTAATCACAACCATCCAACCAAAAACAGAAAATTTAAAAACCGCATATAAGCTTAATAAAGATAACTGTAAAATTGATTGGGAACTAGATCTTGATACAATATACAATAAGATACGTGGATTAAATCCTTTTCCTGCTGCTTGGTGCCAACTTATTAATGGAGATGAGGAATTAAATATTAAGATTTTTAAAGTTGAAAAAGAACTTGAAAACCATAATTTGAGTTATGGGAAGATTAAAGCGACTAAAAATGAATTAAAAGTTGCTGTTAGAGATGGTTACATTATTATACATGAAATACAACTTCCTGGAAAACGAAAAATGGATATCAAATCATTATTAAATGGATATGATTTTAATGAAAATGCCAAAATGCTCTAA
- a CDS encoding HU family DNA-binding protein, translating to MNKTDLINGMAENAGITKAAAKKALDSLLVDIEGSLQKGNRVSLVGFGSWSVSKRSAREGRNPQTGKTIQIKAKNVVKFKAGSDLSSAVN from the coding sequence ATGAACAAAACAGATTTAATCAATGGAATGGCAGAGAATGCAGGAATTACTAAAGCAGCTGCAAAAAAAGCATTAGATTCATTATTAGTTGACATCGAAGGATCTTTACAAAAAGGTAACAGAGTATCTTTAGTAGGTTTTGGTTCTTGGTCAGTTTCTAAAAGATCTGCAAGAGAAGGAAGAAATCCTCAAACTGGTAAAACAATACAAATCAAAGCTAAAAACGTAGTAAAGTTTAAAGCTGGTTCTGATTTAAGTAGTGCTGTAAACTAG
- a CDS encoding YqgE/AlgH family protein, which translates to MIIEKPKKGHLLIAEPSIIGDLSFNRSVILLADYNDEGSIGFILNKPLEYKLNDLVPQTEATFNVHNGGPVEQDNLYFIHKVPHLIPDSIEISHGVFWGGNFEIVLELLDDNKLTSSDIRFFLGYSGWEANQLEKELKSNAWIISENIYQNELIEKCCGSFWKEKMLELGGDYSLWSNAPENPSYN; encoded by the coding sequence ATGATCATAGAAAAGCCAAAAAAAGGTCACCTTTTAATTGCCGAACCATCTATCATCGGCGATTTATCATTCAATAGATCTGTTATACTTTTGGCAGATTACAATGATGAGGGTTCTATTGGCTTCATCTTAAATAAGCCCTTAGAATATAAACTCAACGATTTAGTACCACAAACCGAAGCTACTTTTAATGTTCATAATGGTGGCCCAGTTGAGCAGGACAATTTATATTTTATTCATAAAGTACCTCATCTCATACCAGACAGTATAGAAATCTCACACGGTGTTTTTTGGGGAGGTAATTTTGAAATTGTACTGGAGTTATTAGACGATAATAAATTAACATCGTCAGACATTAGGTTTTTTCTCGGTTATTCTGGCTGGGAAGCCAACCAATTGGAAAAGGAACTCAAATCTAATGCATGGATAATTTCAGAAAATATTTACCAAAATGAGCTTATTGAAAAATGCTGCGGTTCATTCTGGAAAGAAAAAATGCTAGAACTTGGTGGTGATTATTCACTTTGGTCCAATGCTCCAGAAAACCCTAGCTATAACTAG